A window of the Acidimicrobiales bacterium genome harbors these coding sequences:
- a CDS encoding PQQ-dependent sugar dehydrogenase produces MTAHSRARHRRRRPSRPRWQWLVAAVALGATLSSAPAPTTAGTLPAGFSEAVVFSGLVNPTAARLAPDGRVFVAEKRGIIKVFDNLSDTTPTVFADLRTNVHNFWDRGLLGLELDPDLATRPYVYALYTHDAAVGGVAPRWGAPGVDSDPCPSPPGATADGCVVSGRLSRLQIGSGNVMTGAEKVLIEDWCQQYPSHSMGTLAFGADKALYVSAGDGASFTFVDYGQKGQPLNPCGDPSVPAGSAQTPPTAEGGALRSQDLRTTGDPTGLDGAILRVDPDTGAALGTNPLAASPDPNTRRIIAHGFRNPFRMTFRPGTDEIWVGDVGWNDWEEIDQIPDANDGVVENFGWPCYEGGQRQAGYDAANLNVCEQLYASGGVTSPYFNYHHSEKVVPGESCPTGGSSLAGVTYRYYGGGTYPPEYDGALFIADYSRKCIWVMTPGANGKPNTGSRRTFVAGAANPVDLQTGPNGDLFYVDFDGGTIRRIRYGTSSPAVCPVGQFSAEYYPNKTLTPPLTATQCESAINYDWGEGGPPTGVGVDNFSVRWTGTFDFAAATYTFTTRADDGIRLWLDGNLVIDNWVDQAATTTTATRVVSAGQHVVKVEYYEYGTLATASAGWAAGPTGNQAPTATITAPSTSTTWKVGDQIAFSGSATDPEQGQLPASALTWSVVLHHCPDNTCHTHPVQDFQGVASGTFTAQDHEYPSHLEFRLTATDAGGLAGTTSVLVYPQTVPLTFQTSPAGLQVAVGSSAGAAPFTRTVIIGSTNSVSAPSPQTLNGAQYAFSSWSDGGAQTHSVVAAASARTYTATFSGSGDVTAPVISNVRVSQVTRTSAVITWTTNEPSTSVVDYGRTTALGSTSADTTLVTTHSRRLSGLSGFSTYYYRVSSRDAAGNRAASATLSFRTSLL; encoded by the coding sequence ATGACTGCACACTCGAGGGCCAGGCACCGCCGTCGCCGACCGAGCCGACCCCGCTGGCAGTGGCTCGTCGCCGCGGTCGCCCTCGGGGCGACGTTGTCGTCGGCACCGGCGCCCACCACGGCGGGCACGCTGCCGGCCGGCTTCTCGGAGGCGGTCGTCTTCTCCGGCTTGGTCAACCCGACCGCGGCCCGGTTGGCTCCCGACGGCCGGGTGTTCGTCGCCGAGAAGCGCGGCATCATCAAGGTGTTCGACAACCTGTCGGACACGACGCCCACGGTGTTCGCCGACCTGCGCACCAACGTCCACAACTTCTGGGACCGCGGCCTGCTCGGGCTCGAGCTCGACCCGGACCTGGCCACCCGACCCTACGTGTACGCCCTGTACACCCACGATGCGGCCGTCGGCGGCGTGGCGCCGCGCTGGGGCGCGCCGGGCGTCGACTCCGATCCGTGCCCCTCGCCGCCGGGAGCCACGGCTGACGGCTGCGTGGTGAGTGGCCGGCTCTCCCGTCTGCAGATCGGGTCGGGCAACGTGATGACCGGGGCGGAGAAGGTCCTGATCGAGGACTGGTGCCAGCAGTACCCCAGCCACTCGATGGGCACCCTCGCCTTCGGCGCCGACAAGGCGCTCTACGTCAGCGCCGGTGACGGCGCCAGCTTCACCTTCGTCGACTACGGGCAGAAGGGGCAGCCCTTGAACCCCTGCGGGGACCCGTCCGTCCCGGCGGGGAGTGCGCAGACGCCCCCGACGGCCGAGGGCGGTGCGCTGCGCAGCCAGGACCTTCGGACGACGGGCGACCCGACCGGCCTGGACGGCGCCATCCTCCGCGTCGACCCGGACACTGGCGCCGCACTCGGCACCAACCCGCTGGCCGCCAGCCCCGACCCGAACACCAGGCGCATCATCGCCCACGGCTTCCGCAACCCCTTCCGCATGACCTTCCGGCCCGGCACCGACGAGATCTGGGTGGGCGACGTCGGGTGGAACGACTGGGAGGAGATCGACCAGATCCCCGACGCCAACGACGGCGTGGTCGAGAACTTCGGATGGCCGTGCTACGAGGGCGGCCAGCGCCAGGCGGGCTACGACGCCGCCAACCTCAACGTGTGCGAACAGCTCTACGCGTCCGGCGGCGTGACGTCGCCGTACTTCAACTACCACCACTCCGAGAAGGTGGTGCCGGGTGAGAGCTGCCCCACTGGCGGTTCGTCGCTCGCAGGGGTCACGTACCGGTACTACGGCGGCGGCACCTACCCGCCGGAGTACGACGGAGCCCTGTTCATCGCCGACTACTCGCGCAAGTGCATCTGGGTGATGACGCCCGGCGCCAACGGCAAGCCCAACACCGGCTCCCGCCGAACGTTCGTGGCCGGCGCCGCCAACCCGGTCGACCTCCAGACCGGGCCCAACGGCGACCTCTTCTACGTCGACTTCGACGGCGGGACCATCCGGCGCATCCGCTACGGCACGTCGAGCCCGGCCGTGTGCCCCGTCGGGCAGTTCTCGGCCGAGTACTACCCGAACAAGACCCTTACCCCTCCCCTGACGGCCACGCAGTGCGAGTCGGCCATCAACTACGACTGGGGCGAGGGGGGCCCGCCCACGGGCGTCGGGGTCGACAACTTCTCCGTGCGGTGGACGGGCACGTTCGACTTCGCGGCTGCGACGTACACCTTCACCACCCGTGCCGACGACGGGATCAGGCTGTGGTTGGACGGGAACCTGGTCATCGACAACTGGGTCGACCAGGCGGCGACCACCACGACGGCCACCAGGGTGGTGAGCGCGGGGCAGCACGTCGTGAAGGTCGAGTACTACGAGTACGGCACCCTGGCCACCGCCTCCGCCGGATGGGCCGCCGGCCCGACCGGCAACCAGGCGCCGACAGCCACCATCACCGCCCCCTCGACCTCCACCACGTGGAAGGTGGGCGACCAGATCGCATTCTCCGGCTCGGCCACCGACCCCGAGCAGGGCCAGCTGCCGGCCTCGGCCCTCACGTGGTCGGTGGTCCTCCACCACTGCCCGGACAACACGTGCCACACCCATCCCGTCCAGGACTTCCAGGGGGTGGCCAGCGGCACGTTCACCGCCCAGGACCACGAGTACCCGTCACACCTGGAGTTCCGGCTCACGGCCACCGACGCCGGAGGCCTCGCCGGCACCACGAGCGTGCTCGTCTACCCACAAACCGTGCCGCTCACCTTCCAGACCAGTCCGGCCGGCCTCCAGGTGGCGGTCGGGAGCAGCGCGGGAGCTGCACCGTTCACCCGGACGGTCATCATCGGCTCGACCAACTCGGTGAGCGCCCCCTCGCCGCAGACCCTGAATGGGGCGCAGTACGCCTTCTCGTCCTGGTCCGACGGTGGTGCCCAGACGCACTCCGTGGTGGCGGCCGCGTCGGCGAGGACCTACACGGCGACGTTCTCGGGGTCAGGCGACGTCACCGCGCCGGTGATCTCCAACGTCCGGGTCAGCCAGGTGACGCGCACGTCCGCCGTCATCACCTGGACGACCAACGAGCCGTCGACGTCGGTGGTGGACTACGGGCGGACCACGGCCCTCGGCTCCACGAGCGCAGACACCACCCTCGTCACGACCCACTCCCGGCGCCTCTCCGGGCTCTCCGGGTTCAGCACGTATTACTACCGGGTGTCGAGCCGCGACGCGGCCGGGAACAGGGCGGCATCAGCAACGTTGAGCTTCCGGACGTCGCTCCTGTGA
- a CDS encoding DUF4082 domain-containing protein, which translates to MSSRPIGKARRASVALIAIATAAAVMTSSKPAASEIVVGSAGASAFGEQVKGLVKSGPLPYVVAPPGGSASAVGVNLPNLLKTGILNASAKTGLVGTSAGYAKAYASTADAVVGNSITPVLRAKLVTSQCTANASGFTGGSTFTGLSVLGFVNLGVAFAPNTKLVVPGVARIVLNEQVKSTGSLTVNAVHVTLLSAIPLLEQDIVLSQSRCTATTQTVSSSSSSSSSSSSSSSSSSSSSSSSTSSSTTSTPTTPPGNCTGTSLFDHSTTPAGSAANDGQSTELGVKLTAKVTVSICAVSFYKAEGVSGLVDVRLWSDANGTGSLLSSGSIQTTSAAGWVTVPLSSVVQVTAGTNVIASYNTPGPYFATSGSWPVDSAGITATGSAFIYGASGTFPSETFNANYYVDVVYY; encoded by the coding sequence ATGAGCTCACGTCCGATAGGGAAGGCCCGGCGCGCTTCGGTGGCGCTGATAGCGATCGCGACCGCCGCTGCGGTCATGACCTCGAGCAAGCCGGCCGCGTCCGAGATCGTTGTCGGCTCCGCCGGCGCCAGCGCGTTCGGAGAGCAGGTCAAGGGTCTCGTCAAGTCCGGCCCTCTGCCCTATGTCGTCGCGCCTCCCGGCGGATCGGCTTCGGCCGTCGGCGTCAACCTCCCGAACCTGCTGAAGACCGGCATCCTCAATGCCTCGGCCAAGACGGGGCTGGTCGGCACGAGCGCCGGGTACGCCAAGGCCTACGCCAGCACGGCTGACGCCGTCGTCGGCAACTCGATCACGCCCGTACTGCGGGCCAAGCTCGTCACCAGCCAGTGCACCGCCAACGCCAGCGGCTTCACCGGAGGCTCCACGTTCACCGGCCTCTCGGTGCTCGGGTTCGTCAACCTGGGCGTGGCGTTCGCGCCGAACACCAAGCTGGTCGTGCCGGGCGTGGCCAGGATCGTGTTGAACGAGCAGGTCAAGAGCACGGGCTCGCTCACCGTCAACGCCGTCCACGTGACGCTGCTGAGCGCCATCCCGCTCCTCGAGCAGGACATCGTCCTCTCGCAGTCGCGCTGCACGGCGACGACCCAGACCGTGAGCAGCTCCTCGTCGAGCTCGTCCTCCTCGAGCAGCTCTTCGTCGAGCAGTTCGTCGTCGAGCTCGTCCTCGACCAGCTCGTCCACCACGTCGACGCCGACGACGCCTCCGGGCAACTGCACCGGCACCTCGCTCTTCGACCACAGCACGACGCCGGCGGGCAGCGCGGCCAACGACGGCCAGAGCACCGAGCTCGGCGTCAAGCTGACGGCCAAGGTCACGGTCAGCATCTGCGCCGTTTCGTTCTACAAGGCCGAGGGGGTGTCCGGGCTGGTCGACGTCAGGCTGTGGAGCGACGCCAACGGCACCGGCTCGCTGCTGTCGTCGGGCTCCATCCAGACCACCAGCGCGGCCGGGTGGGTGACCGTGCCCCTCAGCTCGGTGGTGCAGGTGACCGCCGGGACGAACGTCATCGCCAGCTACAACACCCCGGGTCCGTACTTCGCCACGAGCGGTAGCTGGCCGGTGGACTCGGCAGGGATCACCGCGACGGGCTCCGCCTTCATCTACGGCGCCAGCGGCACCTTCCCGAGCGAGACCTTCAACGCCAACTACTACGTCGACGTCGTCTACTACTAG
- a CDS encoding response regulator transcription factor, which translates to MARRRNRLVCLICDPCDYFAAGLAAAIDAAASAEVVRVADRRMVPDEVRRRRPDVVIASLEPPGEACELIATLGDVPVLVMSWSVREDQAVEVFRAGGRAFVHKETPVADLLRVMDEVASGLTVLPEARRAQRGPGHLGAPVNDAAAQLTPRESEIVSLLAVGLSNVQIARHMGIAHQTVKNHLHNAMRKLGVSSRLALLLHTKAHRLHGAHPSFQGVGASVGAGGSYRLVTGGHD; encoded by the coding sequence GTGGCGCGCCGGCGGAACCGGCTGGTGTGCCTCATCTGCGACCCGTGCGACTACTTCGCCGCCGGTCTGGCCGCCGCCATCGACGCGGCGGCATCGGCTGAGGTCGTGCGGGTGGCAGACAGGCGGATGGTGCCCGACGAGGTGCGTCGCCGCCGGCCCGACGTGGTCATCGCCAGCCTGGAGCCACCGGGCGAGGCGTGCGAGCTGATCGCCACCTTGGGGGACGTCCCCGTCCTGGTCATGAGCTGGAGCGTGCGGGAGGACCAGGCGGTCGAGGTCTTCCGGGCCGGCGGCCGGGCCTTCGTGCACAAGGAGACGCCCGTCGCCGACCTCCTGCGCGTGATGGACGAGGTGGCCAGTGGCCTCACCGTCCTCCCCGAGGCCCGTCGGGCGCAGCGAGGCCCCGGCCACCTCGGTGCCCCCGTGAACGACGCCGCCGCCCAGCTGACCCCGCGGGAGAGCGAGATCGTGTCCCTGCTCGCCGTCGGCCTGTCGAACGTGCAGATCGCCCGCCACATGGGGATCGCCCATCAGACGGTGAAGAACCACCTCCACAACGCGATGCGCAAGCTCGGAGTGTCGTCGCGCCTGGCCCTGCTGCTCCACACGAAGGCGCACCGGCTGCACGGTGCCCATCCCAGCTTCCAGGGCGTCGGTGCCTCCGTCGGTGCCGGCGGCAGCTACCGGCTCGTGACTGGCGGTCACGATTGA